From the Candidatus Tanganyikabacteria bacterium genome, one window contains:
- a CDS encoding DUF192 domain-containing protein, translating into MVRRGADLVVSHLRVADWFLPRLVGLGWIREFPQGHGLLIEPCNSIHTLWPAFAIDVVFLSPEGRIVRTFPGVKPMRVRAALDAHSVLELPAGTIDRFGLQPGQTLEIER; encoded by the coding sequence ATGGTGAGGCGCGGCGCCGATCTGGTCGTCTCCCACCTGCGCGTCGCGGACTGGTTTCTCCCGCGCCTGGTGGGGCTGGGCTGGATCCGCGAGTTTCCGCAGGGCCACGGGTTGCTGATCGAACCCTGCAACAGCATCCACACCTTGTGGCCGGCTTTCGCCATCGACGTGGTATTCTTGTCGCCTGAAGGCCGCATCGTGCGGACCTTCCCGGGTGTCAAGCCCATGCGCGTACGCGCCGCGCTGGATGCGCACTCGGTCCTGGAATTGCCGGCGGGCACCATCGACCGCTTCGGCCTGCAGCCCGGCCAGACCCTCGAGATCGAGAGATGA